Part of the Bacteriovorax stolpii genome, TAAAAAGCAATTGTAATCGCAGATATAGTCTTCTGAATCATACAACTCACTTGCAAGAACCATGAGAATGCAATCCTGGCTAAAGTCATGCATTTCTCTCCAGACCATATTCTTAATAAGAAGTCCTTTAGAATTTGAAGAAAGAGTGACTTCTTTTTTAGTGAAAGCATCATCAGTTAAAACTCGACATGAACCTTGAATACAAATAAGCATTTGAGAAAGTTTGCGGTGAGCATGAAATCCTCTGGAAATGCCCGCTTGCATGCCTTTGATGTAATAGACACGTTTGATCTCAAAAGGAACACTTTTCATACTCTCAAAAACAGAAAGTTCTCCCCTTCCGTCTTCAATTGTAGTGACTGATAATTCCTTGACTCTATCCATGAGTAAAGTCTAAACGAAAACGAAATGTAAGGCAATTTTCTAGAAGATGCTCTTCATATTGAGCGTATGTTTATCAACTGCTTTTTCTTCTCTCAGAGCTTTTCTGAAAAAAACTCTGGCAACAAGAGCGTAAGGGCACAAAATAAGAAAATAAAGCACGGTGTAAAATCCCCAAGATTTTATTTTCCCTACGATCTTAGCAATAACCATCCAAACAACATAAGGCCGCTTAAGCCACTCTGGAGTAAGCAGTCCCAAGATCATCAATAATGGCCCCCAAACCATCGGCCAGTATGAATGAGGTGTGTGTTTTAAATAAGGAATAGCAAAACCAAAAAGCCCAAGGATCAACAATCCCATAACTATCCCAAACTTTCTTAACTCCCCTTTTTCTAATTGACCTTGGTTTGGCAAAAAAGGATCGAGGCTTAGTTTTTTTATCGGTTCAAAATGTTGATCTTCGAAATGCTCATAGGCCTGAAAGTTATCCGCGGGAATAGTATGTTTTAAATGTAATTCCCAAACAGCGCAGGCGGCTCCGAAATCGTAAGCATTTAAGTGTTTAGACAAATGTATATTTAAAAGCTCTTTAGTCACCGGCATTTCGCTAAAAAGAATTTCTGGAACTTTCTCATTGGGATAAAGCTTCATAAGCTCTTCGCTCATCTGATTTTTAAAGAGCATCTTTCCTTCTGAAATCCACTCTTTTGTCGTCTTCATAAAACGCAGAAAAGAGAAAGGCACTTTGAAGATGATATCCTTCATGACTCGCTCAAACTTAAGAAGAGGTTTATCGTAAAAACCAATGTAACTTACATCTTTAAGGGTAATTGCTTCTTTCTTTAAACATGCGCGCACTGATTCTTTGGGAAAAGAGTAATCATCTTTTAAATGGCTAAAGTGAGATTCTGAAAAATTAACGACAACTCTGCCATCTTTTAATAAAACAGCTCCAGACTTCTCCCAGCCGTAGGCCAGTCCTAAAATATAAACCGGAGTTTCCAACACTAATCCCACAGGTTCTTAAGCAAATAACTTCTCATGCGGTATAACCATCCAGAGTTAAAAATTAATTGCAATGAATTCATTTCGGGGTAGAGAATTTTCATTTTCTTTGTGAAAGCAATTTCTCTCGTGTCACTCTTAAAAGCAGAAACATTCTTCTTTAAGTTACAACAGTCTTTTTTGTCGGCCCAAAGATCCTGGTCTTTCCAGAAGTAACTTTCTCCCAGGCCAAGATAACAAGTCGAAAAGTCCATTCCGACTTCCTTGCATTTTTGAGAAATAGCTTCGTAATAAGACCTGATTTCCGGTGCACTATACTTAAAGCCTTCTGTTGTTTGCTTGATTTCCTCTTTCATAAGTGAGCGAAGATCAAAACCAACTTTCTGACTCACGGCCTGAGTTGTCTTGCCATCCATATGAACAAAACCAGCAAGCAGGTTTTTACAGCCATAACTTCTGATCTCTTCAATCATTGAAGGATTAAAAAAATCAAAAGCAGGCCTATCGCCAAAGCTTCCTTTTTTTCCGCTCAGATGCCCATCAGGAAAATTAGGAAAAAGCGGGTTGAGTCTTACCGAGGTAAAAACTTTGGCCTGGTTTAACTTTCTCAAGGCCTCTAATCTTGCATATGGCGATTCTGTCCCAGGCTCAATAAGCTTAACCATTTGCTCATTTAAAGTAGGAATCGAAAACTGCACTGTTGCCTTTTCCGGGTCCATGTACTTTAGGTATTCATCTTCCGCGACCATTGGCGAGCGGGTTAAAAATAAAAAAGGATAATTATAGGCCTTTAGAATTTTTAGTGTCTCAAGCGTGTTTTTATATTTTCTTTCCATCGAAAGAAAAGGGTCCGACATCGAACCAATCCTTAATGGTACACGTTTTATAAAGACTTCTCTCAGAGGAAAATCGTCATCTGTTTCGAATGCTTTATAAAAAAGCTCCCACAATGATGAGATATCAATAGGCACAGGTACCGGGCTGTTCCATTGGTTAATCTTAGAAAGCTCCGCTTTGGCCCAGCAGTAAACACATTCATGAGTGCACCCATTCATATAGGTATCGAGTTGAAAGCCGTAATAACATTGCAGGCAGTCTGAGGTGGCCCCAATTAAATGAGGAATCCCCTGAGGAAAGAGCTCTGCCCCTTTTTCGGCCTGATTCCTCATTGAAGCGAAATGCTGGAAGGGAGAGATGTCAAAATCGTACTTAAAGCCAGAGCGATCTTGAAGAAAAGATATTTTCTCATTGATGGCATTCAGGCTGGTGTAAGTCGATTTATCGTACATTGTTACCTGTTAATAAAACTGAATAATCTGATTAATGACTGAAACAAATGTCTCTGCTTCTTCCTGAGTATTATAAACAGAAAATGAAAGTCTCAATGTAGGAGGAAGATTTTCTTTATGAAACCAGGCATGGGCACAGTGAAAACCACTTCTGGTCATAATATTCTTTGATTCATCCAGGAGAATCGAAAGCTCTCCCATATCTTTATTCTTCACAGAGAAATTTAAAATACCTGAACGAAGTTCTGCTTCTTTTGGACCCAGGATTTCAATACTTGAATGCTTTAAAAGCTCTTGCGTGATGAATTGATTAATTTTTACTTCATGTTGATGAAAGCTCTCAATGCCAAGTTTCTCAATATAACGAAGGGCTTCGGCCCCTCCAATCGCTCCTGCATAATTTTGAAGTCCTGCTTCTAAACGATAAGGAGTCTCTGCAAAAGTAAACGAAGTATAGTCTGCATCTAAAACAGTCTCTCCTCCATAAAGGAGAGGCTTTAATTTTTGAAGAAGTTCAAACTTCCCATAAAGAGAGCCAAACCCTGAAGGGCCAAAGGCTTTATGAAATGAAAAGGCCAGGAAATCAACATCCAGCTCTTTAACATTAATTTTCTGATGAGCAATGGCCTGAGCAGCATCGAGTAAAAAGAAGGCTCCATTTTCATGGGCGATTTGCACCATCTCTTTAATTGGAAGACTCATTCCCGTAACATTCGACGTATGAAAAACAGACACCAGTCTGACTTTGCCTTCAGTAAAAATCTTCTTATAAGATTCTAAATCAAAGGCCTGATCATCTTTTTTTATGTCGACCAACTTATGAACAATTCCTTTTTCCATCGCCAGCATTTGCCAGGGGATTAAATTTGAATTGTGCTCCATATTTGTCGTCAGGACAATATCACCTTTTTTGAAGTCCAATCCATTGGCAATAAGATTGATTCCCTCTGTCGTATTTCTGGTAAAAACAATCTCCTGGGGCTTATCAGCACCAAGGAAACGCGCGACCGTACTTCTTGCTGCTTCATACTCTTTTGTCGTTTGTTTTCCAAACTTATGAACAGCGCGGTTATGACAAGCTGGATGATCGGTATAATAAGTTTGAGAGGCCTTAATGACACTTGCAGGTCTTAGTGTTGTACAAGCATTATCAAAATAAATAGGAAGTTGCCCTCCTACTTTTTTACTTAGTACTTCATAGTCTGCACGGATTTTTTTAATATCGAGACTCATTTCAAGATCCACCATGAAAGGCCCGCGAAACAAAGTCCCCAGCAAGACAAGAGTATAACAAAATTAAATGATTTAAAAAAAAGACCTGAAGCTCTTGGGGAATACCTTAGAATCTTTCCCGCCATCTCACATTTTGTTTTTCGTAAAAGTGAGCTGTTTTTAATCAAATCAGCATTGGCCTTAATCACAACACCCAAAACATGGTGCCATGATTTAAAGACTAGTGATAAGGGCCAGGTTAAAACCCAAAGAATCGACAGTAAAAGGAGCGCAGTCGTTGAAAGCGTAAGCAGCCCTAAAAAAGAAATATTATTCTTTTCAAAACTAGCTCCACAACATCCTAAATCCTGGTCGAAAAAACTCATGATCTAATCCAGCATCTCTTTGACTTTTTTGTCATTGCGATTTTCTATCAACTTAATCATCGACTTAATTTTATCCGAGTAAAACTTCGTCGTCAGATCAGTGTATTCTTCATAGGTTTTGTTGGCCATGAAGTATTTCAGAGCGAAAATATTAAAAATGATAAACTGAAAGCATCGAGGTTGCCTCTTCTTATCATAGTCTGAACCTTTTACATTGGGAGAAGGCGCCAGCCCCATTTTATAAAGCCTGAACCCCGGGGTCTTTTCGTTTTCAAAACTAGCGACACTGTAATCTGACTCGCGGGCCAAAAGCTTGGCATTAGACTTATTGATAAAGTCTTTATCTTCCGGGCCATCCATTTCAAAGACTGGATTAAAATAAGTAATCCCGAAATGGGCATACATTCTTTTCATCTCATCAATCACCGGCTTCATCTGCGCCGGCTCCATCGTCATGGCCTGATTAGCTCCATCGGCGACAAAGTAAACTTCGTTATCAATACAATACTTGATTGTCCTGACGTGCATAGAAAGCTTGCAAAGCCCACATGTTGAAAGATTAAAGAGCCCATGTTTTTTGATGTTCTCAAAATAATTCTCGTAAGAGACATGTTGGAAAAGTTTATCAACGTTTAAAAACGTATGAACAAAACGGTCCTCACCGTATCTCTCTTTTAAAGCTTGAGTTTGAACAGCGGTATTGTCTGTGGCGTGAAACCCGAAACGGTCATAAGTGACCAGGTGAACTTTCTCAAAATTCTCCTGTAGCATGGCCGCAGTCAATGTTGAGTCTGTTCCTCCAGAGAATAAAATGGCGACAGCTTTTCCTGATGGATTCATGACTGCTTCCTCTTTTCTTCTTCGAGCTCTTTGGCCTTTCTAATTTCGCCCAGAATGTAGTTTAGGATTCCAAAATAAGTGAAATAAACGAACTGAGTGATCCAACCCAGGATTTCACTTAATATTACACGCAATCTCCATGGGAGAATAAGAGCGAGAAGACAAATGAAGTAACCAATTGCTCTACTTATCATTTTACCACGTAAAAGAAGAGAGATGCATTACTTGTTTTTTAACTGCTCTTCCAGGCTAAGAATTCTTTCGTTCAGGTTCTTGATCGTCTCAGCCATGATTGGAATCATTTGCTGATAGTTCACGAAGCTGTGTCCTTGAGGGTCTTTTTTTACAAGTTGAGGAAATTCTTTTTCCACTTCTTGGGCCATGAAACCAAACTGCTCACCTTGTGGGAAGTTGTGTTCCGGGAATTCTGAAGTTTTATAAGTGAAGTTGTAAGCTTGAAGTTGGCTTAGCTTTGAAAGAGCGTCTTGTGCATTAAGAGCTGAGATATCGTTTTTAAATGCGACATCAGAACCAGCAAAAACGTCTAGGTAAACGCTGTCTTTTAGAACTTCTGCTTCGATTTTTTCAAGATCGTATTCCTTGATCTCTCCAAAAACGTAGTCCTTAAGCGCCTTATTTTTGTTATCTTCCATGCTAAACCTCATTTTTGTATAGCTAATACTATAAACCAATATTCTAAATTAACAAAATTTAAAAAAACTACACTACGCGACAATAGCTTAGCGTTTCCCTTCGTATTTACATAGTCGGTAAATTGCCAATAAGATGGTGTATCTTAAGAGCGAAAATCGAGGAAAAAGGCCCTATGTATTACTGTGACGACCTGGAAATCAAGGCGATCGAAAGAGTCTTGAAAACCAAGAAACTCTTCAGATACCAAGGCAAGGATGTCGAGACAGAGTGCTCACAATTTGAGAAATCCTTCGCTCGTTATCTCAATTCTAAAAATTCCATTCTACTCTCAAGCGGTACCAATGCTCTGGTAAATGCTCTCTTTTCACTCGGAATCACTGAAGGCGACGAAGTTCTCATTCCCGCTTACACTTTTTTTGCAACAGCGGCCGCTGCTTTAGAACTCAAGGCCACTCCGATTGTAGTGAACATCGACCAACACCTGAGTTTTGACCCTGTCGATTTACAGCATAAAGTCTCTGATAAAACCAAGGCACTCATCGCCGTTCACATGGACGGTTATCCTTGCAACATGAATGCACTGACGGATTTTTGTCAGACTCACAACATTGCTCTCATCGAAGACTGTGCTCAAGCAGTCGGCGGTCAGTACCAGAATAAAAAACTCGGAAGCTTTGGAGTTTTTGGTTGTTTCTCTTTTAACGTTGATAAAATCATCTCGTGTGGAGAGGGTGGAGCCTTGAGCGTGAACGATGAAGAACTTTATCAAAGGGCGTTTCTTTATCACGACACTTGCAACCAGTTTGGTGTCACTCATAAAGACCTCTATTCCATTGCCAAATTTTCCGGAAAATCTATGCGCGCCTCTGAAATTCAAGGTGCCATGATGAATGTTCAACTAGATCGACTAGATACAATCATCGCGGATTTAAAAATAAGAAAAGATTTTTTAGATCATCGTTTTTCAGAATTAGGATTCGAGCACATTCCTACCTATGATAAAAACGGCGAATGTTTCACAACAACTCGCCTTTTATGTAAAGATGCAGCAGCCGTAAATGCCATGGTGATCTCTCTTAATAACCTTGGGATCAAAACCAATTCTCCCATGTTAAGGCCGGCCCATCACATTTGGCAGTGGCATGCACTACTTCCAAAAGCTCAGCATAAATTTGATTTCCTTCCAACAATTGATATTCTTTCCCGCATCCTGCTAGTGCACGTGAGCCTGAATGAAACAATGGAAGAGTGGCTGGAAAAAATAAAGAGGATTCATGCCTAATCAAAAGCGAATTGTCCTTCTGACCAGCAAAGATAATTTTGTTTGGACAAGTATGCAGGAAATTATTCCTATGATTGAGAGATCATGGTGTGAATTGGCCCAAAAAGAAAATCACCTACTAACAACAATCAATGTCGAAGACTCAACACCAGCACAGTTTATGCCGTCGCTTATTTCTTCAGACCTGATTGTGATTTCATGTTTTAATACAAAAATTGCCCGCTTTATTAAAATAATCAGAGAGAGTTATAAGATCGACACTCCCTTTTTTTTCTATCTTCACGGGCTAGCAACTATTGGGCTCTGGCCACTTGAACGTTTTGGAGTTCTGTCTCTTTTTACTTCCAATGATCTTTTTATTGGTACATGCGAAGGTGATTTAGAATCAATGAAGATCTCTTTTGAGAACGCCAGGACTCAAAAGATCCCTTTTACAATTTCTGATTCTCCAATGCTCCATGACCACTTAAGTGCGAGTGCTCCTTTTGTTTATATTGGAAGAATTTCTCCACAAAAGAATCTGGACCAATTAATCACAGCTTATTCAGATCTCCCCTTGAGTATTAGAGAGAATCATCCTCTCTATTTATATGGGAGCGAAGATCACTTGGGTTATCCCAATATTGGCCAGAAAGAGAATACTTATCTGGAAAAACTCAAAAAATTAGTTGAGACCTTAAACCTAGAAGACCAAGTCACTTTTAAAGGTTTTGTGCACCGACTGGATATTCAAAGAGAGCTTGGCTCAAATTATATTTTTGTCAGCCCTTCAACTCACTCTGATGAAAACTTTGGCATGGCCGCCTTTAGAGCACTTCTTTCTGGTGCCACTTGTGTCTTATCAGACTGGGGCGGACACAAAGAGTATAAAAATCATTATCCTAATCATATTTATTACGTCACAGCTCTTTTAACAGACACCGGGCCAATCATACCTCTTAAACAATTTACCGAAACTCTCTTGCTGGCCGTGCGAGAAAGACAACAAGGACAGCCTGGTTTTCCTGAAGCTTTTTCAATGGAAACGATTCACTTAATTTTAAAAAATGAAATGGCCCGCCTTCCTCTTCAAAATGAAAGCCTAAAACCTAAATCCCTGGCCCAAATTTTAATTTCTCAACAGAAAGAATTTGAATCACAAGAAGATATCCAACGCTGTTTTCATTCATTTTCCGATCCCGCTTTTGTTTCTTTTTTTAAGGCGTACGCCAAATGAAAAAAAAATATTTAGGTCTGGGAAAAACAAAATATAGCTCTTCTGTTTGTTTAATCGATCAGGATCAGTCTGTCGAAATGCTCTTAACTGAAAGATTAAACCGTAAAAAAAACTCCGGTGCCTGGCCAGAGCTTCCACTTAAATCTCTTAATGAAAGACTTGATCGCTCAAATTTGATAATAGCAGAAAACCGCGACGTTCATCACCCGATGCAAATTGAAGACATCCAAAATGGAATCTTCCCTTTTTATGATTATCTTAAAAAAGAGAATTTAGATTTTTTCACTAGCAGATTTAACCCACACATCGCTTTTATCTCTCACCATTTCTGTCATGCCTCTGCGGCACTTGCCATTTCACCTTTTGAAAAAGCAGTAATCATTGTCATGGACGGAGCCGGAACTGAAGTGAATGTAGAAGAATATGAGGAATGTTCAGTCTTTTTGCAAGACGGAGTCAAACTCACCCCTTCCTTCAGGCAAACGATTCGCTTTTCTAAATCTCACAAACACTCTCAACACAGTTTCGGAAACCGTATCGGTTCTGCTTATGAAAAAGCTTCTGAGTTTATTTTCAACTCTCCTAACTCTTCGGGAAAAGTTATGGGACTGGCCTCATTTGGAAAAGCACTCCCTTTAAAAGACTATTACGATTTCATGGAAAATCTTCCATGGGATTTAAGCTTTAAAAAGAAATCCAAGCAAGATTGGGAAAATACAGACCATACTCTTTTTAAAAATATCGCAGCGACGGTCCAGCAAGCGTTGGAAGACGATTACGCGAGAATCATCGCTAAAATCAAAGAGCTTCACCCTGAATATGAAAACCTAATCCTCACTGGAGGGTGCGCCCTTAATTGCACCAATAATGCAAAAATCCTCTACCAGAATCTTTTTAGAAGAATTTTCGTCCCTCCATTCCCCGGTGACGAATGTATTGGTTTTGGTCTGGCGCACGCACTAAAATTCAAAGAACATCCAGAATCATGGCAACCTCTTTTATTTGAAAACCAATCGGCCTATTTTGGCGCTCAAAGTTCAGTGCCGACTGATCATGAAATTGAAAAGCATTTCAGTTCAAATGAATTTAAATTAGAAAAACACCAAGATATTACAAAAGTAACTGCTCAACTTCTTTGCGAGGGGCAAACGGTTGCCTGGTTTCAAGGAAGAAGCGAATCAGGCCCTCGCGCTCTTGGAAACCGCAGCATCCTTTCTCGCCCTGACATTCCCGGCCTCAAAGATAGACTCAATTCCGATGTCAAATTTAGAGAGAGTTTCCGCCCTTATGGCTGCTCGGCGCTCTACGAGAAGGCTCATCTCTACTTTGATGTCGAAGAAGGCTTTAACAACCCTTATATGTCTTATGCGATCAAAGTCCGCCCTGAATTCAAGACCACTTTAAAAGAAGTGAGTCATATAGATGAAACATCTCGTATGCAAACAGTGAGAGCTGGTCAAAACGATAGATTCTACAAATTAATTAACGAGTTCGGTCAAAAAAGCGGACTTTATTGTCTGTTAAATACCTCACTCAATGTCATGGATGAACCGATTTTAGAAACTGTGGCAGACGCTAGACGTTTTATGGAAAAGACCCCCATTGAATATCTCATCATTGGGGATTTTGTTATCAAAAAAATAAATAATTAAGCTTTTACCAGAAGGTTTTTCGATACCAGAGTTTCAACGAAATTCTTGATATCAGATTGAATTTGCTCTTTTGGTGCATTGTAAGTAGAAAACATTTCTTCAGCGATTTGATTAAGATCTTTTTTTGCCACCATCTCTTTCCAGATTTCTGCAGCAGCTCCATTAATCTTAAAGAACGTACTACCTTCATCCATTTTCATCAGGATCACTGTTCCATCTTGATTAGATCTAGAAACGATGTCTTCTGGAATCGAATAATTGCTCTCAAACATGAATAAACCCCTTTTGCCTTCTTTCCAAAAGTATTCTACAGTTAACGAATTAATGTCAATAATAAAGCATTTCCCATTGGGGAAATCTACGCGGCACCCAAGACATGACTAAGTATTTTCTAGGCATTGAAATTGAAATCAATCATCATTGCAACTTAGCTTGTACTTATTGTCCTAATTCAAACACTGAAAGGATTAACAAAGGCCTCATGTCGCTGGAAAATTTCCGCGTGATCATGAATCAATTAAAAGACATCAATTACGAAGGGAAAATCAGTTATCACTTTTACAACGAGCCGATGCTTCACCCGAAACTTGAATCTTTCGTCAAACTCAGCAAAGAAATTTTACCTAAAAGTCAGTCTGAAATTTTTACTAATGGTGTGTACTTAAATCCTGAGCGCTATGAAGCTCTCAGAAAAGCTGGTGTTGATCGCTTTACTGTGACCAAACATAAAGGCCTCACTAAAATTGCTTTTGAAGAAACTTACAACGGACTCTCTTCTGAGGAAAAGACCCGCAATCAGTTTTTTGATTACTCTAAGCTCGTTTACACTAATCGCGGCAACCTGGTTGATTACGGAAAAAAACTTGATCAACCTTCAAAAAAGATGTGCCTGATTCCCACTTGCGCTCTGGTTGTCACCGTCAATGGAAACGTCGTAACTTGTTATGAGGACTATCAGGAAAAAACCGTCATGGGCAACGTCTTTAACGAACATATTAAAGACATCTGGATCAAGCCAGAGTATCAGTCCTTCCGAGAGGATTTAAAGCAAGGATTCCGCTACAAGCACGAAGTGTGCAAAACCTGTAACAATCTCAAAGTTGTCGTCTAAAACCCGCTCTGAGCCACGCATCAAATTTCCCACTTTAACAACTCTTTGCTAGAGTAAGAGCATCTCTCATCTAAAGGAAAATGTATGTTAAACGATTGGGAAAAACTCGTCGAAAAAGAAACTAAAGGCAAAAAGCCAAGTGACCTGACATGGAACTCTCCAGAAGGAATTCCGGTTAAGGCCTTCTACTCTAAAGCTGATACAGAAAAACTAAAATTTACAGATACAATGCCGGGAATTGAGCCTTTTATCAGAGGGCCAAAAGCCACTATGTACGCTGGACGTCCATGGACGATCCGTCAGTATGCTGGATTTTCAACAGCTGAAGAATCAAATGCATTCTATAGAAAAGCACTCGCTGCTGGGGCTCAAGGGGTTTCAGTTGCTTTCGATCTTGCCACTCACCGCGGATACGATTCAGACCACCCACGCGTTTCAGGTGATGTTGGAAAAGCTGGTGTAGCAATTGACTCCGTTGAAGATATGAAAATTCTTTTTGATGGAATCCCATTAGATAAAGTTTCTGTTTCAATGACAATGAACGGAGCCGTTCTTCCAATTTTAGCTAACTACATCGTTGCTGCTGAAGAGCAAGGCGTCTCTCAAGATAAACTTTCTGGAACTATCCAAAACGATATCTTAAAAGAATTCATGGTGAGAAACACTTATATCTTCCCACCAGCTCCTTCAATGAGAGCGATCGCTGACATCTTCGCCTACACAGCGAAGAATATGCCAAAATTCAACTCAATCTCTATTTCAGGATACCACATGCAGGAAGCTGGAGCGGATGCCGTTCTAGAACTTGCTTACACAATCGCTGACGGAAAAGAATACATCGACACTGCTCTTGCCGCTGGCATGAACATCGACGACTTCGCTCCAAGACTTTCATTCTTCTTTGGTATCGGAATGAACTTCTACATGGAGATTGCAAAACTTAGAGCTGCAAGATTTCTTTGGAATAAAGTTGTTTCTAAATACAACCCGAAAAAAGAAGACTCGAAAATACTTCGCACGCACTGCCAGACTTCTGGTTGGTCACTGACTGAGCAAGACCCATACAACAACGTTATCAGAACAACGATTGAAGCTATGGCCGCTGTTTTCGGTGGAACTCAGTCACTACACACCAATGCTTTTGATGAGGCCATCGCACTTCCGACTGAATTTTCGGCGAGAATCGCCAGAAACACTCAGATCATTATCCAGGAAGAAACTCACATCACAAACGTCGTTGACCCTTGGGGTGGATCATACATGATGGAAGCTCTGACTCAAGAGATGATCGATAAAGCTCAGGCCATCCTTGATGAAGTTGAACAAGCTGGTGGAATGGCAAAAGCGATCGAAACTGGCATTCCAAAACTTAACATTGAAAAATCAGCGGCCATTAAACAGGCCCGCATTGATAAAGGGCTAGATGTTATCGTTGGGGTCAATAAGTATCGTCTAAAAGAAGAAGACGCGATTGAAACTCTTGAAATTGATAACCATAAAGTTCGCGACTCACAAATCGTCCGCTTAGAAAAACTAAGAAACAACCGCGATGACGAAGCTGTGATGCAAGCTCTTGAGGAGCTGACAGAATACGCTCGCACTGGAAAAGGAAATGGACTTGACCTTGCCGTTAAGGCCGCTCGCCTTCGCGCCAGTGTTGGAGAAATCACTTACGCCCTGGAAAGAGTTTGGGGACGCTATAATGCTAATACACAAACAGTAACCGGTGTTTACGGTAAATCTTTTGAAAAGGATGAGAACTGGATGAAAATCGCAGAGGACATTAAAGCTTTCGTAGAAAAACACGGACGCCGTCCGAGAATGCTCGTTGCGAAGATGGGTCAAGACGGCCACGACCGCGGAGCAAAAGTTATTGCAACCGCTTTTGCTGACGTTGGCTTTGATATCGATCTTGCTCCTCTTTTCTCAACTCCTGCTGAAGTCGCAAAACAAGCTGTAGAAAACGACGTTCACGTTGTGGGGGTTTCTTCTCAAGCTGCCGGACATAAAACACTTATCCCGGATTTAATTGCAGAACTTAAAAAACTTGGTGCTGACGATATCATCGTTGTTGCCGGTGGAGTTATTCCAAAAACGGACTACGACTTCTTATGGAAAGCAGGAGTTAAAGGAATTTTCGGACCAGGAACAGTTATTCCTGTTGCAGCCCGCGATGTTCTAAAAGCGATCGAAGAAAACCTTAAAGGCTAATGATGATTGATTTTAACAAACTGATAAGCGGCGATAGAAGAACCTTAGCAAGGGCCATCACTCTTTTGGAATCAACTAAAGATTCTGATCGTGCTCTTGCAGAAGATCTTTTAGATAAAGCTCTTCCTCATTCGGGAAAAAGCTTTCGCATTGGGATCACCGGTGTTCCAGGTGTAGGAAAGTCGAGCT contains:
- a CDS encoding sugar 3,4-ketoisomerase, whose amino-acid sequence is MDRVKELSVTTIEDGRGELSVFESMKSVPFEIKRVYYIKGMQAGISRGFHAHRKLSQMLICIQGSCRVLTDDAFTKKEVTLSSNSKGLLIKNMVWREMHDFSQDCILMVLASELYDSEDYICDYNCFLNEASPASLTMSL
- a CDS encoding SxtJ family membrane protein, coding for MGLVLETPVYILGLAYGWEKSGAVLLKDGRVVVNFSESHFSHLKDDYSFPKESVRACLKKEAITLKDVSYIGFYDKPLLKFERVMKDIIFKVPFSFLRFMKTTKEWISEGKMLFKNQMSEELMKLYPNEKVPEILFSEMPVTKELLNIHLSKHLNAYDFGAACAVWELHLKHTIPADNFQAYEHFEDQHFEPIKKLSLDPFLPNQGQLEKGELRKFGIVMGLLILGLFGFAIPYLKHTPHSYWPMVWGPLLMILGLLTPEWLKRPYVVWMVIAKIVGKIKSWGFYTVLYFLILCPYALVARVFFRKALREEKAVDKHTLNMKSIF
- a CDS encoding SPL family radical SAM protein, coding for MYDKSTYTSLNAINEKISFLQDRSGFKYDFDISPFQHFASMRNQAEKGAELFPQGIPHLIGATSDCLQCYYGFQLDTYMNGCTHECVYCWAKAELSKINQWNSPVPVPIDISSLWELFYKAFETDDDFPLREVFIKRVPLRIGSMSDPFLSMERKYKNTLETLKILKAYNYPFLFLTRSPMVAEDEYLKYMDPEKATVQFSIPTLNEQMVKLIEPGTESPYARLEALRKLNQAKVFTSVRLNPLFPNFPDGHLSGKKGSFGDRPAFDFFNPSMIEEIRSYGCKNLLAGFVHMDGKTTQAVSQKVGFDLRSLMKEEIKQTTEGFKYSAPEIRSYYEAISQKCKEVGMDFSTCYLGLGESYFWKDQDLWADKKDCCNLKKNVSAFKSDTREIAFTKKMKILYPEMNSLQLIFNSGWLYRMRSYLLKNLWD
- a CDS encoding aminotransferase class V-fold PLP-dependent enzyme; its protein translation is MSLDIKKIRADYEVLSKKVGGQLPIYFDNACTTLRPASVIKASQTYYTDHPACHNRAVHKFGKQTTKEYEAARSTVARFLGADKPQEIVFTRNTTEGINLIANGLDFKKGDIVLTTNMEHNSNLIPWQMLAMEKGIVHKLVDIKKDDQAFDLESYKKIFTEGKVRLVSVFHTSNVTGMSLPIKEMVQIAHENGAFFLLDAAQAIAHQKINVKELDVDFLAFSFHKAFGPSGFGSLYGKFELLQKLKPLLYGGETVLDADYTSFTFAETPYRLEAGLQNYAGAIGGAEALRYIEKLGIESFHQHEVKINQFITQELLKHSSIEILGPKEAELRSGILNFSVKNKDMGELSILLDESKNIMTRSGFHCAHAWFHKENLPPTLRLSFSVYNTQEEAETFVSVINQIIQFY
- a CDS encoding DUF7411 family protein; the encoded protein is MNPSGKAVAILFSGGTDSTLTAAMLQENFEKVHLVTYDRFGFHATDNTAVQTQALKERYGEDRFVHTFLNVDKLFQHVSYENYFENIKKHGLFNLSTCGLCKLSMHVRTIKYCIDNEVYFVADGANQAMTMEPAQMKPVIDEMKRMYAHFGITYFNPVFEMDGPEDKDFINKSNAKLLARESDYSVASFENEKTPGFRLYKMGLAPSPNVKGSDYDKKRQPRCFQFIIFNIFALKYFMANKTYEEYTDLTTKFYSDKIKSMIKLIENRNDKKVKEMLD
- a CDS encoding tail fiber domain-containing protein; its protein translation is MEDNKNKALKDYVFGEIKEYDLEKIEAEVLKDSVYLDVFAGSDVAFKNDISALNAQDALSKLSQLQAYNFTYKTSEFPEHNFPQGEQFGFMAQEVEKEFPQLVKKDPQGHSFVNYQQMIPIMAETIKNLNERILSLEEQLKNK
- a CDS encoding aminotransferase class I/II-fold pyridoxal phosphate-dependent enzyme → MYYCDDLEIKAIERVLKTKKLFRYQGKDVETECSQFEKSFARYLNSKNSILLSSGTNALVNALFSLGITEGDEVLIPAYTFFATAAAALELKATPIVVNIDQHLSFDPVDLQHKVSDKTKALIAVHMDGYPCNMNALTDFCQTHNIALIEDCAQAVGGQYQNKKLGSFGVFGCFSFNVDKIISCGEGGALSVNDEELYQRAFLYHDTCNQFGVTHKDLYSIAKFSGKSMRASEIQGAMMNVQLDRLDTIIADLKIRKDFLDHRFSELGFEHIPTYDKNGECFTTTRLLCKDAAAVNAMVISLNNLGIKTNSPMLRPAHHIWQWHALLPKAQHKFDFLPTIDILSRILLVHVSLNETMEEWLEKIKRIHA